ACCATTTACTGACCACCATCCTTGCGCAGCGTAGATACCCTCGTCAACATAAAATTCAGGATATTGCCAGAAATTAATAAAATGGGTGGCAAATGTCCCAAAGAAAACAAAAAATGGAAATGTGTATTTGTTTACTATTCGTTTCATTCTATATAGTATTGTTGTAATCTATGAGTATTGTAGTGTTCTGTTTTTTCCCAGTTATTATCTCCTAGTAATATCTGAATTCCCCCTCTCAATGAGGAATATGCGAGTACTAGCTGATAAGGAAAATAAACTATAAGTAATAATATATAAATCATAGCAGAGCTTGCTATCTGATAGCTATACTTGAATTCATATAAACCGATGAGCATTAGAATAATATGGATAATCAGAAAATAGAGAGGTATAAATGAGTATAAAGTTAGCATAAATGGAACCCTAGAATTCAAAGCTAAAGTTGGTAAGATAACAAATCCAATTAAACTAAAATGATAGATCACGGGTTGTAAAATAACGTATAGAGCAAGTAACTGCTGTTTTAAGGTAGGAAGCTTGGTCCAGATGCCACTAAAAAGTATCTGAAAATATCCTCTATTCCAGCGTGATCGCTGTTTAATAAATGAATTAAGATTTGCTGGTGTTTCTTCGAGAGTTGCAATACGCACATCGTTAATTGCCGTGATTTTGTATCCTGCCGCTGATAAACGCATTCCAATATCTGCATCTTCCGTGAGCTTGGTGTCATCCCAACCTCCTATGCTCTGTAAAACAGAACGCGCAAAGAATACCGTATTTCCACCAAGAGGTGTAGCGCCTAAATCGCTAAACATGGGAATTACCGATTTAAACCAGTAGTAATACTCTAAGACATTTAATGGAGCAAACCATGATGCGTTAACAGTAACTAACTGCACTGCTGACTGAACTACATCTACTTTTCGCTTGCTAAATGTTGAATTAACTGCAGTTACTATATCCATATGAGGTTCGTCTTCAGCGTCAAATACTCCAATAAAATCACCAGTTGCATGAAGCAAGCCCTCATTAAGAGCTCTTGCTTTGTTGACTGGATAACCCGCGTAGGTAATTAGTTTTATATCTGTTCCATTTAATTCAGGTAATAGTTCGCGCACCTTATTGATTGTGCCTGTATCGTCATTGCGAATAACAACAATAACCTCAAATAATTGCTTAGGATAATTAATCTTTGCCATTGCTCGCAGCGTGTCCTGAATTACTTTTTCTTCGAATCTCGCTGGAATAATTAAGGTAAACTTACTCTTAATTGTAGATAAGGTCTCCATATCTGGTTTTAGATGTGTAAGGTCTTTGTCTATAAACCATGAATATAGTAGCCCATAAGTAGAGAAAGCTCCTTGGAGGATAAGGAGTGTAGTAAATACAAACAACAGCGAGCTTATGAGAGTTAAGCTTAAAAGCTGAGTTAAGCCCAATAATCCTAGTAAAAATACTGTAATAATAAGTACTGCTTTCATATCCTATAGTGTAGTGATTATTATACCTCCATTGAGTTCAAATGCAAGTTTATTTACCAAGAAATCTCTAGAGGGGTTTGATTACCAATGAGGAAGTTATTGGAGCTCCACATTAACAAAAGTAACTCCGTCATTCAATGGATGTGGTTCTACATCACAACCTTGAAATGGACTTACTTCTTGCATGTTTTGTGATCCTCCACGATCAGTTAACCCCATGGAGAAAGTAACATTTGCTCGATCATCACCATATCTCCAGCGATCCATCTGTAAACTAACTGCTGATGTTTGTGCATCTGGTTGACCGTCTGCTGTCCATTTTATAAGACTAGCATGGCTTTTGAATGCATCTGGAAGCTCCACTCGTGCATATGAGCGGACTTGAGCTGTTCCCTCTGTGATCATTTGTGCAACTTGTTCGCTGTTTAAAGAGTATGTCTGGCCTGTTCCCACTACTTTGCCGTTTTTAACCTCGTCGTGTTCGTGCATAGTTAGGGAGAATGGATAAGGGGTTAATGTTTCAGCTGCTTCTGCTGCTGGTGTAGCTGTTTCTACAGCTGCTGGTGTGTTCCCATTTGGATTAATCCAAGAAGCTTGCAATGTAGCCATGGCTTCTGGTTCGTTAGCCATGATAGTTGCAATTGGTGATGCGTTATCTTGATTACTGACTATCTTAAGTGCAGCTTCCTGAACTGAAGGAGCACATCCGCCAGTTAGTCCAGCTGCCAAAGTTAGTCTTAATGCTGTTTCTCTTAAATTCATATTTATTAAACTCGAGAGGTTATTATAACTGGATATTTTATCTTTGTCAAGACTATGGGTTTGTAGTTACTAGCTTAAGGCAAGACCTTTCATTTTATGCAAGGTCTTGCCTTGTCTCGTAAGCGAGCTACTAACTCTAGCTTGACACATGTAATGTAATATCCTATAGGTTAAGGCTATAAGGGTTTTGAATCGCATATGTTATAATTAATTTATGAAAACATCTGTTTTATCATTTCGGACTGTGATTGAGAAAGATGGCACTTCGTACCATGGGCATGTTCCTTCCTTGCCAGGATGCCACACTCAAGGAGAGTCAATTGAACAAACCCGCAAATACCTTAGAGAAGCAATAGCTGGTTATCTTAAAACACTTAAAAAACAAGGGTTGATAATTCCCACAGACGAAAGCTATGAATCTGTTGA
The window above is part of the Candidatus Roizmanbacteria bacterium CG_4_9_14_0_2_um_filter_38_17 genome. Proteins encoded here:
- a CDS encoding glycosyl transferase family 2, yielding MKAVLIITVFLLGLLGLTQLLSLTLISSLLFVFTTLLILQGAFSTYGLLYSWFIDKDLTHLKPDMETLSTIKSKFTLIIPARFEEKVIQDTLRAMAKINYPKQLFEVIVVIRNDDTGTINKVRELLPELNGTDIKLITYAGYPVNKARALNEGLLHATGDFIGVFDAEDEPHMDIVTAVNSTFSKRKVDVVQSAVQLVTVNASWFAPLNVLEYYYWFKSVIPMFSDLGATPLGGNTVFFARSVLQSIGGWDDTKLTEDADIGMRLSAAGYKITAINDVRIATLEETPANLNSFIKQRSRWNRGYFQILFSGIWTKLPTLKQQLLALYVILQPVIYHFSLIGFVILPTLALNSRVPFMLTLYSFIPLYFLIIHIILMLIGLYEFKYSYQIASSAMIYILLLIVYFPYQLVLAYSSLRGGIQILLGDNNWEKTEHYNTHRLQQYYIE